The following are encoded together in the Candidatus Woesebacteria bacterium genome:
- a CDS encoding sugar nucleotide-binding protein: MKKIFVTGSHGLIGSRFVELKKDDYQMLTPEIDTLDLTKSKEVVNYLNSNKPDAIVHFAAYTNVGEAELQRDNRQGLCWKINVDATKTLSVWAGKEKRHFVHISTDMIFPGSSLTPGPYGEKDTRHEVSKNLTWYGYTKLEAEKVVNEYTASSAILRLTYPVRAKFASKLDYIRKPIQLYDEKKLYPLFTDQIVSITYIDEACQVISALIDASVKGIYHACSVDRTTPHELYTYVLKKTRNKDVNLSTTSIDEFLLKTDSPVRYPKYGGLKVEETQKALGMKFRTWKQIVEDMILQGLGEN, translated from the coding sequence ATGAAGAAAATTTTTGTTACCGGTTCACATGGCTTAATTGGTTCGAGGTTTGTGGAGTTAAAAAAAGATGATTACCAAATGTTAACTCCCGAAATTGACACTCTCGACCTGACAAAAAGTAAAGAGGTTGTAAATTACTTAAATTCAAACAAACCAGACGCGATTGTCCATTTTGCTGCTTATACAAATGTAGGTGAAGCCGAGTTGCAACGAGACAATAGACAAGGATTATGTTGGAAAATAAACGTAGACGCAACCAAGACTCTGAGTGTTTGGGCAGGTAAAGAAAAAAGACATTTCGTTCACATCTCGACAGATATGATATTTCCGGGATCTAGTTTGACCCCGGGTCCGTATGGTGAAAAAGACACAAGACACGAAGTTTCCAAAAACCTTACATGGTATGGTTATACGAAACTAGAGGCGGAAAAAGTGGTTAATGAATACACGGCTAGTTCGGCAATATTAAGATTAACTTATCCGGTTAGAGCAAAATTTGCAAGTAAGCTTGACTACATTCGCAAACCAATTCAGCTTTATGACGAAAAAAAACTTTATCCGCTTTTTACCGATCAAATAGTGTCAATTACTTACATAGATGAGGCATGTCAAGTGATATCAGCCCTCATTGATGCGTCTGTCAAAGGAATTTATCATGCATGTTCTGTTGATCGCACCACACCGCACGAATTGTATACTTATGTACTTAAAAAAACGCGAAACAAGGATGTAAACCTTAGTACAACCTCGATTGATGAATTTTTGTTAAAAACCGACAGTCCGGTACGATATCCCAAATATGGTGGTTTAAAGGTGGAAGAAACACAAAAAGCGCTGGGGATGAAATTTAGAACATGGAAACAGATTGTAGAGGACATGATTCTTCAAGGATTAGGTGAAAACTAA